The genomic segment tttaacattttgggaaatgtggtTATTGGCTTTCCTGCTGAGAGATTCTCTAATGTCTGTACGGCAAGTATGAAGCTCTACTGCCAGTAGCTGTTCCgcttagcttagcctagcttagcctagcctagcttaggctagcctagcttagcctagcttagcctagcttagccttgttgtcactgtgtgtgttctaGTACATAGGATAtagtttagggctgcaactaacaattattttcattattgattaaactgttaatcgattagttgtttggttgtgagaaatgttgatcagtgtttcctgaaGTCTaagacgacgtcctcaaatgtcttgtttggtccacaactcaaagatcttcagtttactgtcatagagactaaagaaactagaaaatattcacatttaagaagctggaatcaaagaatttgaacatttacttctcttaaaaatgactcaaaatgattaatcaatcatcaaaatagttggtgattgatttaatatttggcagctaattgattaatggactaatcattgcagctctggtATAGTGTggaactgaaaatgttttttaatggtGTGGGAAGTTAATAGTGTTGAGTGTCTTTTTAGATGTTTATCATTTTGTGTGATGTAATTCATATcataatatgaattaataattcataatgAAGTTGAACtcattttcttgtctttttcatccactcagttttacagttttacagtttttatgtgtatttgtgtatctctctgtgtgtgcattatCAAAATACCAATAAGTTCAAGTTAAATTTACAAGAAATGATTGAAACATGTACAGCGGCGTCTCCATGAAGTCATGGTGCTACACATAACCTCCATAAAACCacaatctgacattttttacactttttggtttttgtacagattaaacaaacaggatTCTGTCAGTTTTAGAGGTTCTGTAGAGAGCCAGGCCAGTGGTTCCcccatttcctgtctttatgctaagctaagctaagctaagctaaccggctgctcTCTCAGGACTCTATATTTAGCgtatttccccaaaatgtcgaactataGTGCTTTAAACTCATTTGCTGCTGAACTGaattagttttatttcacaCCTTGAGTATTGTTCACAGAAGGACTTGCACTCAGGATTTACTCACTgaatataaattatttaatgtgttttataaaagGCCTAAAAGcttaaaacagaaagaaaaagtcagagTGCTGATTATTCTGGTCGCTTCAGATCTCTTTATTTGAAGAGTTGAGTCGTATTTAGTTTCATAATTCTATATAATGACTTTATATGCTGAGTAGCTGTCTCTTGCTTTAGTTGTGTTTTACTGGAAGATTAGCTAGCCCAAGATGAACTTCATGATGAACATAAGCTTCTTCCTCgctgtgttttctgtcatgCCAGATTCTGGGATGGCTTCCACTCTTGGCTTTGCCTCCTGAGTAGATGATGCATTCAGTTTAAGATCAGCCTCCCACTGCAGTCATAAGCTTGTGGTGTTAACGCttgctgtgttttctcctgCCAGTTACTGGGATAACTTCCACTCCTGTGCCACGACGGCGCTGGCGGACTGCCAGGAGGGAGCGACGGACCTCTGGGAGAAACTGAAAAAGGAGTCCCGCAACCTGGAATTCCGTGGGAGTTTGTTTGAACTCTGTGGCGGCGGCAACGGAGCCCCGAGATCAGCCGACGCCAGGGGCCTCACCATGCTCCTAACCACACTGCCCACCATACTGACTTGGCTGGCGTTTTAACAGAAacgaggggagaaaaaaaaacaaaacaaaacaaaacaaaaacacgaagtgaaaagaagaaaaaaaggaaaaaacacaaatgaaaaaaagaaaacaaaaagagtgaAAGCTACTCTTCAATATTGAAAAATACAACTGAGTTTGAATTCATCACCAGAAAACTACTAAAGTACACCCCGAATGGATTTTTACTACATCACTGTACCGCCTGGTTTGCCTTCCTGGGACATCTGCAGGCCGTCCTCCTGAAGCGCTCATCCAATCACACGCTGACCTGACCCGGAGGTCGATGACATGAAATATTCAACATGCCGCTGAGCTGaaatgatgacaatgatgaaaATTTGATGGATCCTTGCCCGCTTACAATCGTGGAATTACACAGTATTAAAGTCAACCATGAATTATTGATGTTTAGTAGGCTAGGCCTAGACAGCACTGCTGGGTGCTGACACAGTATCAGGCTATATATTAGGGATTCCATATAGCCTGAGGTACATATTCATGTGTAACGAGAGGCCAAGCTTAACGCCGCAAAATCAATAAGACGGCCGAGGCCTAGAGCCCATTTCAGCCCGGTTGCCTCATTTCCATCACggacagtttttccttttttattgcGCCAAGTTGACTCTGTTGAGCCTGGTAGGTTTGATGGACTGAATGCTTGATGGTGATGTAATATTTGTGTTCTTATTGGCTGTTTATTGTGCGCAGGCCACGGTCACACCAGCTTTTATCAGAGCGgcattttgcaccaaatttAACTTAAAAATTTGTATTATTGACAAAAAGCAAACCTGTATTAACCGcattgacctctgaccccatGCTTCATGGCTTTCAGTCAGGAGCCTGCAGTGGAGGGTGTGTCctaaattaataatattttacttttggtTGTTTTAGCTAGTTAGCTTGTAAACCTGCTAGCTACAAGTTATACTATGAACGCCACGCGAACACATTCAGTTCGGCCAGTTTCTGGTGTGACCGtagcctttttttccccaccaacTCTGAGCTGCAGGGATGTAGTTGAGAGTATAAAGCCtgcttttcattaaaaaaaacattgtagaCTGATGACAACCTGCATGATGTCAGTTCAGACAGTCTCAGGACATTTCAGGAAATGAGCACAGACTCTGAGATGCCGACTAAttataacatactgtagatgacaATAAAGATAATTCCACTAGCGGAAAATGACTTATAGGCAACAGTGAAGAAGTGACCATCTCCTGAATTGTTAGCTAACAGCACATAGCCAGAATGGCTAGCTCGCTGAATTGTTAGCTAACAGCACATAGCCAGAATGGCTAGCTTGAAAGACATAATCCAGGAAGCCAGATTCAGAATGAATGAAGCACTGGAATCTGCCCAAATTCACTGGTTAGATTCTGGGTGCTGACACTGGTCGAAAGCTAGCGCAACGGCTGCTAACTGGCGTTTATTCTCACCCCAAAATCTACAATGTGCCAGAGCACAGCAAAGTGTGCTGGAAGTGAAAATGGATTCAAAATAAACTAACAGCTCAGTTTAGCAGATAAACCAGATTGTGATAGTTTAGCTAACAGTTCACTCAGTAACTGTAACAAATTGAGTTGGTTGGCTAACAGTTCAGTTTAGCAGCTAAAACAGGTAGTTTTAGCCAACAATTCTGATTAGAAGCTAACTGATTGGGCCAGGTTAGCTACCAGTTTAGTATAGAAGCTAAAACAGCCAAAGTTTAGTTAAACAGCTAAATGGGCTTGTGCCAGGCTAGCTGACCACTTAATTTAGTAGCTAAAACAGATGCTAACAGTCCGGATTACAACTAAAACAGCTCAGTTTAGCAGCTAAAACAGGTAGTTTTAGCCAACAATTCTGATTAGAAGCTAACTGATTGGGCCAGGTTAGCTACCAGTTTAgtaaagaggctaaaacagcCAAAGTTTAGTTAAACAGCTAAATGGGCTTGTGCCAGGCTAGCTGACCACTTAGTTTAGTAGCTAAAACAGATGCTAACAGTCCAGATTACAACTAAAACAGCTCAGTTTAGCATCGTATCAGGTTAGCTCAGAGCTAAGAGTTTGGTCTAGTTTTTTGATCCCAgttttaatcaattaaattttCACTTCAAGCAGAATTAAACCCAGGCCATCAGAGCTGAAGTTAAACAAAACCTGTGTAAAGttacagacaaacatttaagtTTTTCTTGCTTGAATCAGTTTGTGTCTTCAGACATTGTGCTCATTTCCTGATATCTCATGAGAAGAAGTTAAAATCCAGTGTGTAAAGCCATCTAGGACACATCAGACTGATGTCGATGAAACTCTTTAAGAATCCTTTGAACGTGAAAAATAGAAGCACATTAGAATTAACTTTAAGTTGATGTTGGTGGTTGATTTGGCCACCTTCCTTCAGTCCCGCCACATCATCCCTGCTCAGCAGAACCATGTTAAAGAAGTGCAACTGAACGAATCTGTGAGCAAAACGGTTCCtgaaagaaagatttttttgaAACACCGACAGCAATACGAAGACGTGACTTTATGGCCAGtgtagctaaaaaaaaaaaaaaaaaaatgaaaccgTGGCTGAAGAATGATATGACTGTTGCCATTTAGCACATCCCCCCTTTTCATACGACAGTAATTCATCCTAGACGACCTTAGAGGTGATATTTTAGGTCTGTATGTTAGATTAAAAAGCTGAGTCCCAACAGTACAGTAGCATCATAAActacataaatacagtaaataaattgGAGGAAGCTGTTTATTTCTTTGCTGAGGCACAGACGGCGTTTCCACTGCCTTCTGCCGAAAAAGATGTgtacttctgtttgtttgtttgtttgatggtttgtctctttgtttgtttatggGGATGTTGCGTAacaaaaagagtttaaaaaaaaaaaaaaggacttatTCCAAAAATCATCTAACAAGAGAATATGTATATCAAAGgattttgagaaaataaaaaataaaaaagctctATTATAGATAGTCTATCCCAGACAGTTTTAACACAAGATTGATACTTTACAGATTATAGGCCTACtgagatattaaaaaaaaaattaaagattgCTAAAATGATTAagagtaataaataaaaagactaatgtttgaaaataagtgtgtgctgttgttttgaaCAGGGggataaaaatgtgtgttttttatgtatggacacacacacacacacatacacacacacacacacacatacacacatgcacacagtggGGTTTGGAGTGCATTCATTATTAATGAGGGAGAGTCCCTGAGCTGCCTGCCACACGTCTCAGCACTCAGTTTATATTGATcgagaggaagaagatgatgatgatgaggaggaggaggggggggggggggggggggatgtgaACACTGTCCTCATGTAGAAGTTCAGTCTAACATGGAGAAtcatcctctttttttgtgtcatttttagcaGTCAGACATCTCATAAGACGACAAATTTTAGtcaagctgattttttttggtgttttttagTATTTAAATTACTCCAATATAGCATACTGCTcctaaatgaatgaaacaagaTAATGTTTTCACGCTGCAGGaggaaatattaaaacaaatatgtCCATATATTCCAGCCCAGAAGGTCAACTTTAaaacttttgatatttttttagtatttaaatgtaactCAAATATCCCCAAAAAACAGTCCCGAATGAATGAAAACGGATGAAATAAGACAATGTGTTCATGCTCCAgaggaaatataaataaatatcaccATAACATTCCAGTAGTGACAATtatttttaagacatttatgACTCCAATATACCACAATACTTCTGAATAAATGAAACAAGACGATGTTTTTATGCTCCAGGTGGAAACATTAAACCAAATATGCCCATATATTCCAATAGAGAAGGTGATTGTTTAGTGTTTTATAGTATTTAAATGAATCCAGTATCCcaaaaatggatgaatgaaacaacacaatgttttcatgctgcaggaggaaaaaatgaaaccaaatattgataaaatagagatttcagtcattttaaagattatttgttttatagCATTTAAATGACTATTATATAGCATAACATATCTGAATAAATGAAGCcagacaatattttttattattaaaccaAATATTCTGATATATTCCAGTGGagaagatctttttttttttttttttttttgactttttctgtgttttatggtATTTAAATGATGACAATAGAGCATAATATTCCTCAATAAAAGAAATAAGACTATGTGTTCGTGCTCCAGGAGGAAAATTTAATATAAGAGTGGAGAAACGTGGATATTAAGGAgctttatgagaaaaaaaactcaaagaaaaccCTAAAATGGAACATTTCTATGACATTATAACAATATTCCTGCGGATAAGTTTGTGGTGCGATTTTTTTGCGTTTTTTACGGTATTTTAATTTAAGTACAATATTCCCATAATCCTGCTGTAAAGATGCTGCAGGAGAAACAACAGTGAACAGATGGATATTACGGAGAattatggggggggggggggggaaactcTCTTAACAAGgtgaaaaatattcacattatcCTCCTGTAAGAATGAAACGGATGAAAAATAGTAAGCTGGTGGATATTATCTCGATCTAAAACGAGAAGAAGACATTTATTTCCTAACAGACTCTGATTTTAGACGTTTGTGGTGTTTTATGGCATTTAAATGTCACTAAAATTGATGTAATACTCGTGTAAAATGTTAAAGGTATTTGTGGTATCTCCAGACTTATTGCAGCTCTATTCATGCATACATTAAGTAGTAGAGCTTTTATTCACCTTTTTATTGGGATTTACAGTGTAGTATTACTTTATAATGATATTGCATGCTTTTACCTTTTGTTGCATGCACATTCCTGTAATATCCCTCTCAGGCCTGATAGTTTCTGGGATTCTCTGACAGTCGGCTGCACTACAGATGTGTAGTTTCGTTAAGGTTTAATGAAGCTCATGCAGATTTTCATCGGAGCCGCAGTTTGCGTGCTGCGGGCTCCCGAGGGAGGAAACGCGTGCACGGCGCCGTGTGTCCGCATTAATatggatgtgatgtgatgtgatgtgagggggggggggggggacggcTGCTGTCTGCGGACCACGGAGCTcctcacaggaaaaaaaaaaccgtatacagaaacacacagaagaagagacagaaactgaCTTTTCATTCCGtctcattattattttaacttttattagACAGCGTgaaaaaaagctgcagagaagaagaaaaatgtgtgaCATCTGCTGTTATAATAAGCAGTCATCCTATAATATATTTAAGGAAGATGTCGTGGAAAACTGTTAAACAACACGTGTTTTTAGGACGTTAAATTGCAGCACAGCAAGATTTAAAGGCCACGTTAAACTCAGCTGAGCGCCAAAAACCAATCACAAATCGATTATTGTTTATCTCTTGTTTGAAAACAATATATAGCTGTTGAGGAGAAAATATAACCTCAGTTACTgtgataatattttattttaaaatacaataaagacACCTCTatggaaaacacataaaaataagaaaaggatataattttaaaaaaaaaaatccatcgAGCTAAATTTAAATTCTTCACGTGCCTTTTTGTCTTATTTCACCTCATCAAATatgcaaaaaacaaatcaatgaacaacctgcaaataaaagaaataaatatgatttttgtgtttttatatttttaaaaacattttttgattaaGCAGAAATGACGAGAAGACAAAATAATtcctggaaaataaaaataataattagaacATTTTGAGAAGCAATTATCGCCTGTAGGAAGAAACGAGAGCAGGCGAGAGCTGCTCATTAATAATGTATGCAGGGAAGCCCGCGAGATGGAGGAATTCCCGCGGGATTTTGGGGAGTAACcccgtttttttgttttcatttagtaATCTGCCAGCATCTAAAATAACAACAGGAACAGGAAATATTCAAATTCgagtttgattaaattaaaaataaaaaaaatattaatattaggTCACAACATGTGATCTTGTTCAGAGGAGTTCAAGCTGGGGTTTGGGGACCAGCAGGGGTCCTGGAGGAGTTTCAGTCAGGATCATTTTCTTCACATGAAAGTGAAATATTATGAAGCCAATGACCCTGATTTATACTTTGATGCTATAAATCAAATTTTGTTTCCAAAGTTCCttgcaaaaaaacccccaaactaCACTACCCAGAAGCCCCGGCGAGTGGAGACAACCTTAcaatcttttttaattttttgtataTGTCTAATTTGCAAGAAAAATTGagtatttaatttgaaaataattaaatataagtAATAATGATTAGTAAAATATTtgcactaaaataaaaaaaaaacatataaataacatttttttctcccagaatgcatttcaaaTTAATAACAGTTAATTATGTAAATAACACATAATCAAAATATTACTGTCAAATACTGCTGCttaattttttaatgaggtGAAGATACATTTACATGGGAATAACACTCTGGTATGAAAATTAAAAACGTGAGATGATACGAGCCATAACTTCCTCCAGGTCAACAGTAACCTGAATAAAAAGATTTGTGAATAAGTGTTCAGCTGAAATGTAGCAGctgtccagtgtgtgtgtgtgtgtgtgtgtgtgtgtgtgtgtgtgtgtgtgttgtgttcaggGGGTGTCAGACGGGAATTGTGCCAAAACCCCAGAGAGGTGTCACTCATATTTTTCCCATTCACACATGTGATGAGGCTGCAGCTTCACGTCGTCCTCACACTctgataataatgtttttaatggacCTGAAATATCAGCAAACCTACCTGAacaaaaatgaaggaaaatataaGAAGTTGGGTTCTAGTTTCcattaaaccattttaaaagaaggagctgtaaacacagtcttcattttaaacatttaagaaCATTAGCAGCTCCCATAaacttacatttaaaatgttgcaGAAAGCTGCTGACGAGGTTGTTTTAACAGCAAACTTTCAACAGAAGAAGCTTCAAAAGTCAAATGATGAAGCTGGATTTggtcaaatcttattaacggagcaataatttccaaaatgaccaccagcacatttattagagggcctgaatttagtgttttttaaaaattgggttagggttaggggttagggtttggggttagagttaggggttagggtagggttagagttaggagttagggtagggttagagttaggggttaggggttatgggttaggttagggttaggggttatgggttaggttagggttagagtagggttaggggttagggttatgggttaggggttaggttagggttaggttagggttaggttagggttaggttagggttaggttagggttagagtagggttaggggttagggttatgggttaggggttag from the Thunnus albacares chromosome 21, fThuAlb1.1, whole genome shotgun sequence genome contains:
- the nrn1a gene encoding neuritin; the protein is MGVTWSSKCLALFLALHIVSVLQTVLVSAGQCDSVFKGFSDCLLQLGENMANYPQDLDDRENLHKICSYWDNFHSCATTALADCQEGATDLWEKLKKESRNLEFRGSLFELCGGGNGAPRSADARGLTMLLTTLPTILTWLAF